Proteins encoded in a region of the Halioglobus maricola genome:
- a CDS encoding exodeoxyribonuclease III, which produces MAKIITVNTNGIRAAARKGFFDWLPQQDADVVCIQETKAQVDQLSDPVFHPEGYHCYYNDAVKKGYSGTAIYSRVKPRKITTSLGWDPADSEGRYLQADYDGLSVISLYLPSGSSSEEAQAKKFRFLDLFLEHLKGLRRKRREFVVCADWNICHREIDLKNWKPNQKNSGFLPEERAWLDTLFDEVGYIDSFRLVNSEPEQYTWWSNRGQAWAKNVGWRLDYQVITPKLGDKVVAADIYKDERFSDHAPQIMEYDFEITG; this is translated from the coding sequence TTGGCCAAGATTATTACAGTTAACACCAACGGCATTCGCGCTGCGGCACGCAAGGGCTTTTTTGACTGGCTGCCACAACAGGATGCGGATGTCGTCTGTATCCAGGAGACCAAGGCTCAGGTCGATCAGTTAAGTGACCCTGTGTTTCATCCCGAGGGATACCACTGTTATTACAATGATGCTGTCAAAAAGGGCTATAGCGGTACTGCGATCTACAGCCGGGTAAAACCGCGCAAGATCACGACCAGCCTTGGCTGGGATCCAGCTGATTCTGAGGGTCGTTATCTGCAGGCGGATTACGATGGCCTGAGCGTCATCTCGCTGTACCTGCCGTCCGGTTCAAGTAGTGAAGAGGCCCAGGCGAAGAAGTTCAGGTTCCTCGACCTGTTTCTCGAGCATCTCAAGGGGCTCAGGCGCAAGCGTCGAGAGTTTGTTGTCTGTGCTGACTGGAATATCTGCCACAGGGAAATCGATCTCAAAAACTGGAAACCCAATCAGAAAAATTCCGGTTTTTTGCCTGAGGAGCGCGCGTGGCTGGACACTTTGTTCGACGAGGTGGGTTATATCGACTCCTTCCGCTTGGTTAATTCGGAACCAGAACAGTACACCTGGTGGTCAAATCGAGGTCAGGCCTGGGCCAAGAACGTAGGATGGCGGCTGGATTACCAGGTGATTACGCCAAAACTGGGCGACAAGGTTGTGGCCGCCGATATCTACAAGGACGAGCGGTTCTCAGACCACGCGCCGCAAATCATGGAATACGACTTCGAGATCACCGGCTAA
- a CDS encoding MBL fold metallo-hydrolase, which produces MLTYPHDTPPEHGTLREVAPGIHWLQMPLPMALDHINLYMLEDDDGWWIVDSGMALGPTEELWEKIFAQHLGGKPIKAVIATHWHPDHTGMAGWLCDRWRVPFYATQGEYLTGLVYTRAAPEHFGWTNEQHQIRSGRGEEGVAASRKSMGGAGRITRPLPTSYQRLEEGSRFTINGQRWRVVVGSGHSPEHACLYCESLNVLISGDQVIPRITSNISVSGIEPEGNPLREWLQSHERFLEVLPDDALVLPAHNLPFYGLHHRLRHLIEHHEDHLIALEEACLQASCTAVELLPVLFKRELDDNQIGLALGECVAHLNYLLHRGQIARTVDSEGCYRYRSVDDTLPMRLRKRNHEADVEVPFQV; this is translated from the coding sequence ATGCTGACTTATCCCCACGATACACCCCCTGAGCACGGCACACTGCGTGAAGTAGCCCCCGGAATTCATTGGCTGCAAATGCCCTTGCCGATGGCTCTGGACCATATCAACCTGTACATGCTTGAGGATGACGATGGTTGGTGGATAGTCGATTCCGGCATGGCCCTTGGTCCCACCGAGGAGTTGTGGGAAAAGATATTTGCCCAACACCTGGGCGGTAAACCCATCAAGGCGGTGATCGCAACGCACTGGCACCCCGATCATACAGGGATGGCTGGCTGGCTTTGTGACCGCTGGCGAGTGCCGTTCTATGCAACACAGGGTGAGTATCTCACCGGGCTTGTCTATACCCGGGCAGCCCCCGAACACTTCGGCTGGACCAATGAGCAGCACCAGATCCGCTCGGGTCGGGGTGAGGAGGGCGTTGCAGCCTCGCGCAAGAGTATGGGCGGAGCCGGAAGGATCACCCGGCCCTTACCCACCTCATATCAGCGCCTGGAAGAGGGTAGTCGCTTTACGATCAATGGGCAGCGCTGGCGTGTTGTTGTTGGCTCGGGCCATTCGCCGGAACATGCCTGTCTGTATTGTGAATCGCTCAATGTACTGATTTCAGGCGATCAGGTGATCCCGAGGATTACCTCAAATATCAGCGTATCAGGCATCGAGCCGGAGGGAAATCCGTTGCGCGAGTGGCTGCAGTCGCACGAGCGCTTCCTCGAGGTGTTACCAGACGACGCGCTGGTATTGCCGGCTCACAATTTGCCCTTTTATGGCTTGCACCATCGCCTGCGTCACCTCATTGAACACCATGAAGACCATTTGATCGCACTGGAGGAGGCCTGTTTACAAGCGTCCTGTACTGCGGTGGAGTTGTTGCCTGTGTTGTTCAAGCGTGAGCTTGACGACAATCAGATCGGGCTGGCACTGGGTGAGTGTGTTGCGCATCTCAACTACCTGCTCCATCGCGGCCAGATAGCACGCACTGTTGATAGCGAAGGCTGTTACCGCTATCGGTCAGTCGATGACACCTTGCCGATGCGCTTGCGCAAGCGAAATCACGAGGCCGATGTGGAAGTCCCGTTCCAGGTGTAA
- a CDS encoding 1-aminocyclopropane-1-carboxylate deaminase/D-cysteine desulfhydrase, translating to MLQYPRKNDLAQIPTPLLPLDRASERWGCGHRLWVKRDDLTGSALSGNKVRKLEYITAHAQDHGFDTLITCGGIQSNHCRATAFAGAQLGLSVHLILRGLEEGPRDGNLLLDHLAGATVNCYSTREYVEGLDGLFEQWQAHYAALGRKALAIPTGGSDGIGLWGYIAACEELKADFGHANIERAHIVTATGSGGTQAGLTLGAALHQLPADVWGVNVCDDEQYFIDKVAADIAHWHSLYPEAPAVDYATRVLDGYVGPGYGKAGAEVFDLIAQLAALEGIVLDPVYTGKAFRGMLDEIAAGRFTGCQDIVFMHTGGIFGVFPQAEGFRW from the coding sequence ATGCTGCAATATCCTCGCAAAAATGACCTGGCCCAGATTCCCACGCCACTGCTACCACTTGATCGCGCCAGCGAACGCTGGGGATGCGGACATCGCCTCTGGGTCAAGCGCGACGACCTGACGGGTAGTGCCCTCAGTGGCAACAAGGTTCGCAAGCTCGAATACATCACGGCCCACGCCCAGGATCACGGGTTCGATACCCTGATTACCTGTGGTGGTATCCAGAGTAACCACTGTCGTGCCACCGCGTTCGCCGGCGCACAGCTGGGATTGAGCGTTCACCTGATTTTGCGCGGGCTGGAAGAAGGTCCACGCGACGGCAACTTGTTGCTGGACCATCTCGCGGGTGCCACGGTCAATTGCTATTCCACCCGAGAATATGTCGAGGGCCTGGACGGATTGTTCGAGCAGTGGCAGGCACACTATGCAGCGCTCGGTCGCAAAGCGCTGGCGATCCCCACGGGAGGTAGCGACGGCATTGGCTTGTGGGGGTATATAGCTGCCTGTGAGGAACTTAAGGCGGATTTCGGCCACGCGAATATTGAGCGCGCGCATATTGTGACCGCCACCGGGTCAGGCGGAACGCAGGCGGGCCTGACTCTCGGCGCAGCACTTCACCAACTGCCCGCTGATGTCTGGGGCGTTAACGTCTGCGATGATGAGCAGTACTTTATCGATAAGGTGGCTGCTGACATCGCGCACTGGCATTCGCTCTACCCCGAGGCGCCGGCAGTTGACTACGCCACTCGGGTGCTGGACGGCTATGTCGGTCCCGGTTACGGCAAAGCGGGCGCGGAGGTTTTCGACCTGATTGCACAGCTCGCGGCGCTGGAGGGTATTGTTCTGGACCCCGTGTACACGGGTAAGGCGTTTCGCGGCATGCTGGATGAAATCGCAGCAGGTCGCTTTACCGGGTGTCAGGACATTGTGTTTATGCACACGGGTGGAATTTTTGGGGTATTTCCCCAAGCAGAAGGCTTCCGCTGGTAG
- the bcp gene encoding thioredoxin-dependent thiol peroxidase, producing the protein MAFPKIGNIAPAFTLLDQDGNKVTLKQFRGEKNVVLYFYPKAMTPGCTVQACGIRDSKKALAKLDTVVLGVSPDAVARLGRFIEKQDLNFTLLSDEDHAITEKYGAWGLKKFMGREFMGVLRTSFIIGKDGRLKHVMDKVKTKTHHDDVIALIEELGL; encoded by the coding sequence ATGGCATTTCCCAAGATAGGCAATATTGCCCCGGCGTTCACCTTGCTGGATCAGGACGGTAACAAGGTCACGTTAAAGCAGTTTCGTGGTGAGAAAAATGTGGTGCTCTACTTCTATCCCAAAGCCATGACCCCGGGATGCACTGTGCAGGCTTGTGGCATTCGAGACAGCAAGAAGGCACTGGCAAAGCTGGATACTGTTGTGCTCGGCGTCAGTCCTGACGCGGTGGCACGGCTGGGACGTTTTATTGAAAAGCAGGACCTCAATTTCACCTTGTTATCGGATGAGGATCACGCGATAACTGAGAAATATGGCGCCTGGGGCCTGAAGAAATTTATGGGCCGTGAATTCATGGGTGTACTGCGCACCAGCTTTATCATCGGTAAAGATGGTCGTCTCAAGCATGTAATGGACAAGGTTAAAACCAAGACTCACCACGATGATGTGATCGCCCTTATCGAAGAACTCGGCTTGTAA
- the yajC gene encoding preprotein translocase subunit YajC, which produces MSLFIASAHAQTAGGQAPAGGELFQIGFLVLLFVLFYFIAIRPQRKRQKEHTEMVSALSKGDEVVTSSGILGKVTSLDDNYMVLNVANNVEMKFQRIHVHAVLPKGTLKSIG; this is translated from the coding sequence ATGAGTTTGTTTATTGCCAGCGCCCACGCCCAGACAGCCGGCGGCCAAGCCCCAGCGGGTGGCGAATTGTTCCAGATCGGCTTCCTTGTGTTGCTGTTTGTATTGTTCTACTTCATCGCGATCCGCCCCCAGCGCAAGCGTCAGAAAGAGCACACCGAGATGGTGTCAGCGCTTTCCAAGGGGGACGAGGTTGTCACCAGTTCCGGTATTCTTGGCAAAGTGACTTCCCTGGACGATAACTACATGGTGTTGAATGTTGCCAATAATGTAGAGATGAAGTTCCAGCGGATTCACGTTCACGCCGTACTGCCCAAGGGCACATTGAAGTCCATCGGTTAA
- a CDS encoding HIT family protein, with amino-acid sequence MSDDCIFCDIVAEKAPCYPVHETRYTRTFLDLFPAAPGHCLIVTRRHFDDIFSATPDAIGMVGHVSTLIAHAVREELQCDGVGIYQLNGAAAGQTVFHYHMHVIPRWNGEELDIHARSPGVPEELEAMAARLNKRAYSMRVDE; translated from the coding sequence ATGAGTGACGACTGTATTTTTTGTGACATTGTCGCGGAGAAGGCACCCTGCTATCCGGTGCATGAGACACGTTATACGCGCACGTTTCTCGATTTATTTCCCGCGGCCCCAGGCCACTGCCTTATTGTCACACGGCGTCATTTCGACGACATCTTCAGCGCCACGCCCGACGCTATCGGTATGGTGGGGCACGTTTCTACCCTGATAGCCCATGCGGTGCGTGAAGAGCTGCAATGTGACGGTGTAGGGATCTACCAGCTCAATGGCGCTGCTGCCGGGCAAACTGTTTTTCATTACCATATGCACGTCATCCCGCGCTGGAACGGCGAGGAGCTGGATATTCACGCACGCTCCCCAGGCGTGCCCGAGGAGCTGGAGGCTATGGCTGCCAGGCTCAATAAGCGTGCCTATTCCATGCGCGTGGACGAATGA
- a CDS encoding NUDIX hydrolase — MNFCTSCGSEVALRIPQGDDRERFVCVSCETIHYVNPRVIVGCVPVYEDKVLLCKRAIEPRYGYWTLPAGFMENGETTPEGAARETWEEAEARVSQLELYRIFDVPYISQVYMFYRCEIDDGQFGVGPESLESALYREEDIPWDEIAFPPVKETLREYFKDAAEGRFPVRVSAIEYKRRIKE, encoded by the coding sequence ATGAATTTTTGCACCAGTTGCGGCAGCGAAGTTGCACTCAGGATTCCTCAGGGAGATGATCGAGAGCGCTTTGTCTGCGTAAGCTGTGAAACTATCCACTACGTAAATCCGAGAGTCATCGTTGGCTGCGTGCCGGTCTACGAGGACAAGGTATTGCTGTGTAAGCGCGCGATTGAGCCGCGCTACGGCTACTGGACCCTGCCTGCTGGCTTTATGGAAAATGGGGAAACCACGCCCGAAGGTGCCGCGCGCGAAACCTGGGAGGAAGCTGAAGCCCGGGTTAGCCAGCTGGAACTCTATCGTATTTTCGATGTGCCCTATATCAGCCAGGTCTACATGTTTTATCGCTGTGAAATTGATGATGGCCAGTTCGGCGTGGGGCCGGAGAGTCTCGAGTCCGCACTTTACCGAGAGGAAGACATTCCCTGGGACGAGATTGCATTTCCGCCAGTGAAAGAAACGCTGCGAGAGTATTTTAAAGACGCGGCCGAGGGCCGTTTCCCCGTGCGTGTATCGGCTATCGAATACAAGCGACGAATCAAGGAGTAA
- a CDS encoding alanine/glycine:cation symporter family protein: MVELINTVNGWAWGPVTLVLLLGTGIYLTAGLKLATLRKIPAAIALLLKGRKGEGEGDISPFSALMTSLSATIGTGNIAGVATAVALGGPGALFWMWITALVGMATKFAEAVCAVHFREQDDKGNFSGGPMYYIKNGLHKRWHWLAYAFALFGSLAGFGIANTVQSNSVSQVLSDAFSIPPLATGLVLMVLVGAVVLGGIKRISSVASLLVPMMALAYILLSLIVILMNITAVPGAIATIVDSALTGSAAAGGFAGATVWAALRFGVARGIFSNEAGLGSAPIAHAAAKTNQPVEQGMIAMLGTFIDTLIVCTMTGLVIVIMDVLPTGISGASLTSLAFGNAFPGGEYIVTLGLCLFAFTTMIGWSFYGERCVVFLFGTRGILPFRILWVVAIPVGTVVQLDLVWLIADTLNAFMAIPNLVALLLLGPLVFKLTRDYFNRRP; encoded by the coding sequence ATGGTTGAGCTGATCAATACAGTTAACGGATGGGCATGGGGTCCGGTCACCCTGGTGCTGCTGTTGGGTACGGGTATTTACCTCACCGCAGGCCTCAAGCTCGCGACATTACGCAAAATTCCCGCCGCAATTGCATTACTGCTCAAGGGTCGCAAGGGCGAAGGGGAGGGCGATATCTCGCCATTCAGCGCCCTGATGACATCGCTCTCAGCCACCATCGGCACTGGCAATATCGCCGGTGTGGCAACGGCGGTCGCACTCGGCGGCCCTGGCGCGCTGTTCTGGATGTGGATCACTGCACTGGTTGGCATGGCCACCAAATTCGCAGAGGCGGTGTGTGCGGTGCATTTTCGTGAGCAGGATGACAAGGGTAACTTTAGCGGCGGCCCGATGTATTACATCAAGAATGGTCTGCACAAGCGCTGGCACTGGCTGGCCTATGCCTTCGCGTTGTTCGGTTCGCTCGCTGGTTTTGGCATTGCCAACACCGTCCAGTCAAACTCAGTCTCCCAGGTATTGAGTGACGCGTTCAGCATTCCACCCCTGGCCACTGGCCTGGTGTTGATGGTGCTTGTAGGCGCGGTGGTGCTCGGCGGCATTAAGCGGATATCAAGTGTTGCAAGCCTGCTGGTTCCGATGATGGCGCTCGCGTATATCCTGCTCAGTTTGATCGTAATTCTGATGAACATAACGGCAGTCCCTGGCGCCATCGCCACGATCGTAGACAGTGCTTTGACAGGTTCTGCCGCCGCTGGTGGTTTCGCGGGAGCGACGGTCTGGGCGGCCTTGCGCTTCGGTGTAGCCCGGGGCATTTTCTCCAATGAAGCCGGCCTCGGCAGCGCACCTATTGCCCACGCTGCGGCCAAGACCAATCAGCCCGTTGAACAGGGTATGATTGCCATGCTCGGTACGTTTATCGACACGCTGATCGTATGCACCATGACGGGGCTGGTCATCGTTATCATGGATGTATTGCCTACCGGAATTTCTGGCGCCAGCCTGACCTCCCTGGCCTTCGGTAATGCTTTCCCTGGTGGGGAATACATCGTCACGCTCGGCCTGTGTTTGTTCGCTTTTACCACGATGATTGGCTGGTCTTTTTACGGCGAGCGCTGCGTGGTCTTCCTGTTCGGCACCCGCGGGATTCTCCCATTTCGAATCCTCTGGGTCGTCGCAATTCCGGTTGGTACCGTCGTGCAACTAGACCTGGTCTGGTTGATTGCTGATACCTTGAATGCGTTCATGGCGATTCCCAATCTGGTGGCCCTGCTGTTACTCGGTCCGCTGGTGTTCAAGCTCACCCGCGATTACTTCAACCGCCGTCCATAG
- a CDS encoding acetyl-CoA hydrolase/transferase C-terminal domain-containing protein: MTEVVSSVEECVDRAIACVGKNIVLGAPLGLGKPVQLINAFYRRALVDQSLSLHIYTALCLEVPKPGSHIEEGLAGPIMARIFGDYEELEFMAPLRRGELPDNVSVTELYFKAGSMKNVPVAQQNYISSNYTHIGRDMLGAGVNVMAQMVAERDVDGDHSLSLSSNPDVTLEMFDSVSELDREVFFAAQVHADMPFMEHDAEVSPSRFDCIVRNPSYDRMLFAVPNAAVPLQDYATAIHASSLVCDGGTLQIGIGSLGDAVAQACIVRHRDNQAYRNVLEAVTQVPDSPAGEPTEFVEGLYVSTEMFVNGMMQLVEAGVVKRKVYDHLVLQRGLNEGAVSEAVDAPMYDFLRAQGTLPRMLDSSSLDELQHWGVLPAELAVTETGLVLHAQQLANDLDDAATRAALLDASAGNTLQHGRILHGGFFLGPRDFYRKLRELSPELQASICMTGVRRTNQLLLDYPLYSAQRRDARFINTGMIASLNGAVASDALEDGTVISGVGGQYNFVAMAHDLPGARSVLCIRSTRGQGKTLKSNIVNFYGYTTIPKHLRDIIVTEYGVADLRGQSDAEVIKRMINIADSRFQEQLLEYAKSHGKLPHDYRIPQEARNNTPERIKAVLQPHMDSGLLPAYPFGTELTEQEIALAASLRKIKALSEEPTHFVSSAFKALLHHGDEDAARPLLERVHLDHPETPKEFLLQQLLMMELEERGLLKVS; the protein is encoded by the coding sequence ATGACTGAGGTTGTTTCCAGTGTCGAGGAGTGTGTCGATCGCGCGATTGCCTGTGTGGGCAAAAACATTGTGCTTGGCGCACCGTTGGGTCTGGGTAAGCCGGTACAGTTGATCAATGCCTTCTATCGGAGGGCCTTGGTCGATCAAAGCCTTTCCCTGCATATCTATACAGCGCTGTGTCTCGAAGTGCCCAAGCCTGGCAGCCACATTGAAGAGGGGCTGGCTGGCCCGATAATGGCGCGTATCTTTGGCGACTACGAAGAGCTTGAGTTTATGGCTCCCCTGCGCCGCGGGGAATTGCCGGATAACGTGAGCGTAACCGAGCTGTATTTCAAAGCCGGTTCTATGAAAAATGTCCCCGTGGCTCAACAAAACTACATTTCCAGCAATTACACCCACATTGGACGGGATATGCTTGGTGCGGGGGTCAACGTCATGGCCCAAATGGTCGCCGAGCGTGATGTGGATGGGGATCATTCCCTCAGCTTGTCCAGCAATCCTGATGTAACGCTGGAGATGTTTGACAGTGTGTCCGAGCTCGACCGGGAGGTGTTTTTTGCCGCCCAGGTGCACGCTGATATGCCATTTATGGAGCACGACGCCGAGGTAAGTCCTTCACGCTTCGATTGCATCGTGCGCAACCCATCTTATGACCGTATGTTGTTTGCAGTGCCCAATGCGGCGGTACCGCTGCAGGACTATGCCACGGCGATACATGCCAGCTCCCTGGTGTGCGATGGTGGTACGCTGCAAATTGGTATTGGCTCACTGGGTGACGCGGTGGCTCAGGCCTGCATTGTCCGTCACCGTGACAACCAGGCCTATCGCAATGTGCTTGAGGCCGTAACACAGGTGCCTGATAGCCCGGCCGGCGAGCCTACCGAGTTTGTCGAAGGGCTTTATGTTTCTACTGAAATGTTCGTCAACGGCATGATGCAACTCGTTGAGGCCGGTGTGGTAAAGCGCAAGGTCTATGATCATCTGGTGTTGCAGCGGGGCCTCAATGAGGGCGCTGTTAGCGAAGCGGTGGATGCGCCTATGTACGACTTTCTGCGTGCACAGGGAACTTTGCCTCGGATGCTGGACTCATCGAGCCTGGACGAGCTGCAGCACTGGGGTGTCCTGCCTGCCGAGCTGGCGGTCACAGAGACAGGGCTGGTTTTGCACGCGCAGCAGCTAGCGAATGATCTGGATGATGCAGCAACTCGAGCGGCGCTGCTCGATGCCTCCGCGGGCAATACGCTGCAACACGGCCGCATCCTCCACGGCGGCTTCTTTCTTGGACCGCGCGACTTTTATCGCAAGTTGCGTGAGCTTTCACCTGAGCTACAGGCTTCGATCTGTATGACAGGTGTGCGGCGCACTAACCAACTGCTGCTGGATTACCCGCTTTATAGCGCACAGCGCCGCGACGCCCGTTTCATCAATACCGGCATGATTGCCTCTCTAAATGGCGCGGTTGCCTCTGACGCACTCGAAGACGGCACGGTTATCAGCGGGGTGGGCGGGCAGTACAATTTTGTCGCCATGGCACATGATTTGCCCGGTGCGCGTTCGGTCCTCTGTATTCGCAGTACCCGCGGCCAGGGCAAGACCCTGAAATCCAATATCGTCAATTTCTACGGCTATACGACGATACCCAAGCACCTCCGGGATATTATCGTTACTGAGTATGGCGTAGCGGACCTGCGCGGCCAGAGTGATGCTGAAGTGATCAAGCGTATGATCAATATTGCCGATTCGCGGTTTCAGGAGCAGCTGCTCGAATACGCCAAGAGCCACGGCAAGCTCCCGCACGACTACCGTATTCCTCAGGAAGCGCGCAACAACACGCCTGAGCGGATTAAAGCAGTACTGCAGCCGCATATGGACTCTGGCCTGCTGCCCGCATACCCCTTTGGTACCGAGCTTACAGAACAGGAAATTGCTCTGGCCGCCAGCCTGCGCAAGATCAAGGCGCTCAGTGAAGAGCCGACCCACTTTGTTTCCTCAGCATTCAAGGCACTGTTGCACCATGGTGACGAGGACGCGGCACGCCCGCTACTGGAGCGCGTGCATCTGGATCACCCCGAGACTCCCAAGGAGTTCCTGTTACAACAGTTGCTGATGATGGAACTGGAGGAGAGGGGGTTGCTCAAGGTCAGCTGA
- a CDS encoding cytochrome P450, producing the protein MTGCPHFNLTEPETFQGGLPRDTFRYLRNDEPVYWHEGAEGASGYWVISRQQELDYVSKHPELFSSAEQSCLLNEMEEEQLAMVRTQLINMDPPQHLKYRRLVRQAFTPKMVDSYEERFREIARQLVDAAVEGGRCEFVQDVAVDLPLVAICEIMGVPLERRQRLFELTNIMLGMDDPDLSTSEEDGLNAAMEMFMLAMDIAAEHRSNPRNDIVNVLLNGTVEDEPLSDEDFCNFFLLLIVAGNETTRTVTSHGMRLLMEHPDQYQALVDKPELIDDAIEEFLRYNPAVIAFNRTAMEDVVLADVQIKKGDRVHLFYGSASSDETVFSEPDTFDITRNQREDVRNEHRAFGIGQHFCLGSHLARLELRVIFEEITRRIRNPRFDGDVQWLRSNFISGIKAMPITFEVADI; encoded by the coding sequence GTGACCGGTTGCCCCCACTTTAATCTGACCGAACCTGAAACCTTCCAGGGAGGCCTGCCCCGGGATACTTTCCGCTATTTGCGCAATGACGAGCCCGTCTACTGGCATGAGGGTGCCGAGGGTGCCAGTGGTTACTGGGTTATCAGCCGTCAGCAAGAGCTTGATTACGTGTCTAAACACCCGGAACTCTTTTCCTCTGCCGAGCAATCCTGCCTGCTCAATGAGATGGAGGAAGAGCAATTGGCCATGGTGCGCACGCAACTCATTAACATGGACCCGCCGCAGCACCTGAAATATCGGCGTCTTGTGCGCCAGGCATTTACCCCCAAAATGGTAGATAGCTACGAGGAACGCTTTCGCGAAATCGCGAGACAGCTGGTCGACGCTGCTGTCGAGGGCGGCCGCTGTGAGTTCGTGCAGGATGTTGCAGTTGATCTCCCGCTGGTAGCCATTTGCGAAATCATGGGTGTGCCGCTAGAGCGACGCCAGCGGCTGTTTGAGTTGACCAATATCATGCTGGGCATGGACGACCCCGATCTGTCGACGTCTGAAGAGGATGGCCTCAATGCAGCTATGGAAATGTTCATGCTGGCTATGGACATTGCTGCTGAGCACCGGTCGAACCCGCGCAATGACATCGTCAACGTTCTGCTCAATGGCACAGTGGAGGACGAGCCACTGTCCGACGAAGATTTCTGCAACTTCTTTTTGCTGTTGATCGTTGCCGGCAATGAGACTACCCGCACCGTTACCAGCCACGGCATGCGTCTGCTGATGGAACATCCTGACCAGTACCAGGCGCTGGTGGATAAGCCTGAGTTGATCGATGACGCCATCGAAGAATTTCTGCGTTACAACCCAGCGGTTATCGCCTTTAATCGGACCGCTATGGAGGATGTCGTATTGGCCGATGTCCAGATCAAGAAGGGCGACAGGGTGCACTTGTTCTATGGCTCCGCCAGCTCGGATGAAACCGTATTCTCAGAGCCAGACACCTTCGATATCACCCGCAATCAGCGTGAAGATGTCCGCAACGAGCACCGCGCCTTTGGTATCGGACAACACTTCTGTCTGGGATCCCACCTGGCAAGACTTGAATTGCGGGTCATTTTCGAGGAAATTACCCGGCGTATTCGCAATCCGCGCTTCGACGGCGATGTGCAGTGGCTCCGCTCAAATTTCATCAGTGGAATCAAGGCAATGCCGATAACATTCGAGGTCGCTGACATTTGA
- a CDS encoding MarR family winged helix-turn-helix transcriptional regulator, producing the protein MTKSTAEANRDIAYRLSNNLPRLLREFSRDFERRIWRQLNERGYPEIRPAHVQVFANLGLGSVRVSDLAARAQVTQQAMGKMLKELERLGFIARDIDSGDKRAKEIRLTDKGIQLAEDSLKVVDQIQQEYREKVGTEELEHLEDQLRRVVQMLELEYLPESWAADEPR; encoded by the coding sequence GTGACCAAGTCTACGGCAGAGGCCAACAGGGATATCGCATATCGTCTCTCCAACAACCTTCCCCGCCTGCTGCGCGAGTTCAGCAGGGACTTTGAACGGCGCATATGGCGTCAGCTGAACGAACGCGGCTATCCCGAAATTCGCCCTGCCCATGTACAGGTTTTCGCCAATCTGGGCCTCGGTTCAGTGCGCGTTTCCGACCTGGCAGCCAGGGCGCAGGTTACCCAGCAGGCCATGGGTAAAATGCTCAAGGAACTAGAGCGTCTGGGCTTCATTGCTCGCGACATTGATTCCGGCGACAAGCGCGCCAAGGAAATCCGCCTCACGGATAAAGGTATCCAACTCGCTGAAGACAGTCTGAAAGTTGTTGACCAGATACAGCAGGAGTACCGCGAGAAAGTGGGCACAGAGGAGCTCGAGCACCTCGAAGACCAGCTGAGACGCGTCGTGCAAATGCTGGAATTGGAATACCTGCCCGAATCCTGGGCAGCCGATGAACCGCGCTAG
- a CDS encoding nuclear transport factor 2 family protein, which produces MLTQQEISDRFEIQDLVFHYADLIDQKRIEELRDAVFTADAHIDYSAVGGSVGDLDATLEFLKSSLTDALFPNSQHLNANLQIQVDGDSATGRIMCFNPMEMTLSDTESQTYFLGIWYVDEYRRTENGWRICSRREEKSWVFNAPEFMNF; this is translated from the coding sequence GTGCTGACGCAGCAGGAAATTTCGGACCGGTTTGAAATACAGGATCTCGTGTTTCACTACGCTGACCTGATCGATCAGAAGCGAATTGAGGAGCTGCGTGATGCAGTGTTTACCGCAGACGCGCACATAGATTACTCCGCAGTGGGGGGCAGCGTAGGCGATTTGGATGCGACACTGGAATTTCTCAAGTCATCACTGACGGATGCACTGTTCCCCAACTCGCAGCATCTGAATGCGAATCTCCAGATTCAAGTCGACGGCGACTCAGCCACGGGCAGAATCATGTGCTTCAATCCGATGGAGATGACCCTGTCTGATACCGAGAGCCAGACGTATTTTCTGGGCATTTGGTATGTGGACGAATATCGCCGCACGGAAAACGGTTGGCGTATCTGTAGCCGGCGCGAAGAAAAGAGTTGGGTGTTCAACGCACCTGAGTTTATGAATTTCTAG